One genomic window of Desulfurococcus mucosus DSM 2162 includes the following:
- the cas1 gene encoding CRISPR-associated endonuclease Cas1 yields MVGLPRLVNGYLLVDEYGAFLGKKHGRVVVRVGGSREEYALKLIRDVVVAGRASISSELLKAMAYSGVGLLVTSYTGTPLARLIPARAGGTFRNRVEQYKALEDGRACIIARDLITGKVKNQSSNIKYYSKARAQESEKKALYEKALLLDGLIKQLSTYTPGTGRLEECREKVLSVEAQAAEIYWDGMRVVLGDYGFERRVKIPEAEDKQLDTVNTALNIVYNILAGNMWKYVLRFGLDPYAGFLHAERPGRLSLVYDLIEPFRPLGDRLIASLLRRGVLRPGMQGKEVAIALRSAAYSELTEQEMKYKGRKVKLEASMFLLAEEVVSMLTGRRSSVSTPFLLW; encoded by the coding sequence GTGGTTGGATTGCCCCGCCTGGTCAACGGTTACCTGCTCGTTGACGAGTATGGTGCTTTTCTCGGGAAGAAGCATGGCAGGGTGGTTGTTAGGGTGGGAGGTTCTAGGGAGGAGTATGCGTTGAAGCTGATTAGGGATGTTGTCGTGGCTGGGAGGGCATCCATATCCTCGGAGCTTCTTAAGGCTATGGCTTATAGCGGTGTCGGCTTACTGGTAACTAGTTACACAGGTACTCCGTTAGCTAGGCTTATTCCAGCCAGGGCGGGCGGCACATTTAGGAATAGGGTGGAGCAGTATAAGGCCCTGGAGGATGGGCGTGCATGCATCATTGCTAGGGATCTGATCACGGGTAAAGTGAAGAATCAGTCTTCAAACATCAAGTATTACTCAAAGGCCAGGGCACAGGAATCCGAGAAGAAGGCCCTGTATGAGAAGGCCCTATTGCTCGACGGCCTCATCAAGCAGTTATCCACGTACACCCCTGGGACAGGGAGACTGGAGGAGTGCAGGGAGAAAGTGTTATCTGTGGAGGCGCAGGCAGCAGAGATATACTGGGATGGAATGCGGGTAGTCCTCGGGGACTACGGCTTCGAGCGTAGAGTTAAAATACCTGAAGCAGAGGACAAGCAGCTGGACACGGTGAACACAGCCCTCAACATAGTGTACAATATCCTGGCTGGAAACATGTGGAAGTACGTGTTGAGATTCGGCCTAGACCCCTACGCAGGCTTCCTCCACGCTGAGAGACCTGGCAGACTATCCCTAGTATACGACCTCATAGAGCCTTTCAGACCCCTCGGGGACAGGTTGATTGCTTCACTACTGCGGAGAGGAGTATTGAGGCCCGGGATGCAGGGTAAGGAGGTTGCGATAGCACTCAGGAGTGCAGCGTACTCCGAGCTAACGGAACAGGAGATGAAGTACAAGGGGAGAAAGGTTAAGCTGGAGGCCTCAATGTTCCTGCTCGCAGAGGAAGTGGTCTCAATGCTCACGGGGAGGAGGAGCAGTGTGTCAACACCATTCCTCCTCTGGTGA
- the cas4a gene encoding type I-A CRISPR-associated protein Cas4/Csa1, whose protein sequence is MYYLDHAEVRLLSQDLLPRVRLNPPDERLRGWNWSQSPVKPYTRDIPLSVWEVAARTCPTNRDVWLRRKLLRKNMPSSLVMVKGVVIHRVVQALFKEARRSIYLGQLSDLRERLVEKGRAVTEDELGSFSRQVDTGQLADELRALSSEVSKYIATVIESHLLEARSKYPYIDEDSLASLVFPFAIELPIDGSLLGLSPNLRADASWIFGGLVYDIKTGERQWWHRLQIAGYALAIESFYERPVDIGAVIYVNYSSRTGGLRIEKDFFIVSDDLRSRFLEYRDELQMMLAGNKEPPVAEACPRWCLFREHCLGVGE, encoded by the coding sequence TTGTACTACCTGGATCACGCCGAGGTAAGGCTTCTCTCACAGGACTTGTTGCCGCGTGTCAGGCTTAACCCACCTGACGAGAGGCTCCGGGGCTGGAACTGGAGTCAGAGCCCTGTTAAACCCTACACCAGGGATATACCTTTAAGCGTGTGGGAGGTTGCAGCTAGGACATGTCCAACGAACAGGGATGTGTGGCTTAGGAGGAAGCTGTTGAGGAAGAACATGCCCTCCAGCCTCGTGATGGTTAAAGGAGTTGTAATACACAGAGTAGTACAAGCCCTCTTCAAGGAGGCTAGGAGGAGTATTTATCTCGGGCAGCTCAGCGACCTCCGTGAAAGACTAGTCGAGAAAGGCAGGGCTGTAACCGAGGATGAGCTCGGCTCTTTCTCCAGGCAGGTGGACACGGGGCAACTAGCTGATGAGTTGCGTGCTTTGAGCAGCGAGGTTTCGAAGTATATTGCAACCGTGATAGAGAGCCACCTGCTGGAGGCGAGATCCAAGTATCCTTACATAGATGAAGACTCCTTGGCGAGTCTGGTTTTCCCATTCGCAATAGAGCTACCCATAGATGGCTCTCTGCTTGGTCTAAGTCCCAATTTAAGAGCGGATGCGTCATGGATCTTCGGTGGACTAGTCTACGATATAAAGACCGGTGAAAGACAATGGTGGCATAGGCTTCAAATAGCTGGCTATGCACTGGCAATCGAGAGCTTCTATGAGAGGCCGGTAGATATAGGAGCTGTCATATATGTCAATTACTCTAGTAGAACCGGGGGGCTGAGGATTGAGAAAGACTTCTTCATAGTGTCGGATGACCTGAGGTCAAGGTTCCTGGAGTACAGGGATGAACTCCAGATGATGCTGGCAGGCAACAAGGAGCCACCTGTAGCGGAAGCATG